The following is a genomic window from Planctomycetia bacterium.
CCTTCCGGGAGGTAGTAGTGACGAGCGTAAGGCCCGAACGTTGAAGGTCATCAACGAGGAGAAGGATGAATTCGTAAAGGCCCTGTCGCTTCACGACTTTTACAATAGCGACAATAACGAATCAGAGGCCCGAAAGTATTTGGATGAGGCCGAGCGGCTTCGGCCGGACCATTCGGCGGTCATTGAGCGACAATTCCGGCTTGCGGTCATGGCCAAGGACTGGAGTCGCGCGGAGAAGTATGCCGCGAAGAGCGGCTCGCTGAATATCGACGGCACCGAGGGGCTGCTTTCACAGGGCCGGCTGGCTCTGGCGAAAGGCGCGAGTCTTGAGGAAGAAGGCAAGGCGGACCAGGCCAAGGAGCAGTTCGAGCGGGCCATCGACCTGATTCGCAGCGGTCTCCAGAAGTATTCGAGTAATTCCCTGGCATGGACGGTTCTCGCCGACGCCTACCAGGCCGCCGGTCGCGGCACCGAGGCGAAGGGCGTGCTTCTTGAAGCTCTCAAGATGGATCCGACGAACGGCTTTGCCAATCGCGCATTGGCGGAGTTGAGCATCCGAGAGGGCAACGAGGCTGAAGCGCAAAAGTACCTGATGGCCGCGAGTCGCACGCTTCCGAACGATGTTTTTGTTCAGCGTCAGCTTCAGATTCTCAAAGAGAAAGAGAATCCGCGCGAGGGCATCAAGTCGCGCGAGAAGATCCTGCAGGAGAACCCTCACGATCTGCAGAACCTCGTTCTCCTGGCCAGGCTGTATGCGCTCCCGGAGGTAGCCAAATTTGACAAGGCCGCCGAGGTCTATCGGATGGCCCTGACGGAGTCCAAGAACGACCTGGCAATGGCGTTTGAGTTTGCTAATTTCCTGGGGCGAAGCGATGTGAAGCGTCCATCGGAGGGCGATCAAATCCTCGGGGACTTAATGGGCAAGGAGCAGGACAAGGCGAAAAAGGCACAGATCGCCATCTACCTCGGACGGTTCTACGAGAACCAGAAAGTTCTCGCGACGGCCGACCGGCATTTCCGACTTGCCGTCAGCCTCGATCCGTCGGCGACGATTCTGCAGTCGGCCGGCGAGTACTACGCAAGGACAAGCCGATTTAGAGATTCGACTGAATACTACGTCCGCGCCCTTAAGCAGTTGGACTCGGAAGGCTCCGCCCAGGCGGAACAGGTCCGATCCAAGATCATTGCGCTCTGTCTGGCGGTCGGCGACCTCGAGCGGGCACGAACCGCCATCGACGAGTTCCTGACAAAGTACCCGAACAACGATCAGGGCATGATCTTCGAAGGCGCCTATCACCGGATCGCCGGTGACGTTCAGCAGGCGCGTCAATCGTTCGACGCCCACATTGAGAGGAATCCCGATAACGCCGTCGCACTGTGGCAACGAGGAGAGTTGTTTCGCCTGATGGGGGGCTGGCAGAAGGCAATCAGCGACCTTACCAAGGCCAAGACAATCAGTCCCAACGGATTCAGCTTCCAGCATCGCATTTCGCTGGCCGACGTGCTCATGGAGACCGGCAAGGCGGAGCTCGCCGTTTCCGAGTTACGAACCATTCTCGATGAAAACCCGGACGAAGAGGCCGTCGCCGAGGCGCTGATCGATCTTTACATCCGCATCGGCCCCTCGCGCTATCCCGATGCCGAAACACTGATCTTCACCTTCGCCCAGAAGCGACCGCGTGACGAGAAGTGGCAGATGATTCTCGGCCGGCTTTATGAAAAGGCGAGGAATGACGCCAAGGCCATCGCGGCGTACGAAAAGGCGGCGGAGTTGAGTCATTACGGCCGAGCATCGGTTGAGGCCTTGTTCCGGCTGTGCCGGTCGTCGAACCAGCCCAAGGTCATCAAGGACTACGCCGCCCAGAAGCTGTCGTCGCGACTGCTCAACACCATGCCTGGGGCGCTGTCGACGGTCGCCTGGGCGTATCTCCAGTCCGGCGAACAAGACAAGGCCATTGAGTATTACGACATGGCGCTTGCGGCGGCGGCCAACGAATTTGACGTATACACCTCCGTCGTCATGGAGATGGTCCAGTCGGCCGGCCGGGAAGAGTGCCTGAAGCGTCAGCAGAAGAGAGTCGAGGCTGATCCTCAGAACATCGAGCAGCTCAAGCTCCTCGTGCAGCTTCTGCACATCAACGACAAGGTCGATGATGCGATCGCGGTCACCGAGCAGATCGAGAAGCTGGCCGCCCGCAATGAGGACATCCTGTTCGCCCGACTGGCCCAGGGCATGCTCTCTCAGCGGGCCGGAAAGCTGGATGCGGCGCTGGCCAAGTACGAAGAGGCCCTCAAACTCGATCCGAACAATGCCCTCGCGCTCAACAACCTCGCGGCCCTTTTGTGTGAGGAAATGAATCGATGCGCCGAGGGGCTCCCCTACGCCGTTCGTGCCCGGAAGATCCGGCCTAACGATCCCAACGTCCTGGATACGCTGGGATGGGCCCTGGTCCTCAACGATCGTCTGGGGGAGGCCCTGGGGGTCTTCCTGCGCAGCCTGGAGGTGAATCGGGAGCACGTCATCACTCTTTACCACCTGGGGCTGCTGCATGAGCGCAGAAATGAGTACGACGAGGCGCAAAGACGGCTTGAACAGGCAAAAAAGGCAGCGGAATCCCAAGGATCGTCCGTATATCTACCGAAAATAGTGAAGGCGCTCGAAGACATCGCCGCCAAGGGAAAATAGCCGCGTAACTCGATCGGAAGGCCGAGTTTAGCCCACGAAAGCGACGTCTTCCCGGCGTTCCCCTGGTCTTTGAAAACGCGCCACATTGCTTCCTGCTCGTGAACTCGACCGTGCAAGGACGAGTATTAGGAGGTATACACTTGCAAGGGGACAAGGCTTTGGCCAAGGCCGTGAGCACGCTCGAATGACGACTCTAACATCAGCACCAAGCAGTCTGCCCAGCCAGGGACCGGGAATGGAGCCCTATGTCCTTCCGGCCATGGCGGGCCCGCCGGCGACCGGCGGCGCCTTCACCGGCGCCGAGAT
Proteins encoded in this region:
- a CDS encoding tetratricopeptide repeat protein, yielding MAKKLNRNLVGILTLVGMVLLAVGGFALLASLPGQDPKVYEAEAEKLRSEGKFEMAADTLVRAYQRDPAKNPEYLVKGAKCVLEEGKIGKARAMLRDALQRDPNLKSALEVTADLEFEIAQRFGSSAQWNRVLTSSKKLAAADANSALAQHAMGMAYLALQGEDSRHREEGVAALKKALELDPTNAKAVDTLAKQWWNESETAKRAGKLDESDALVVARDTLIADTIEKCRAAAPEKVTELRQLQCIFKIVSKKVDEGIRDLEEIVKSEVKGVDAHRLLGGIYMGVLGDAVKQDLAKAEALYLEALSIEPDNGDVYLELARVYRQQREKSKDPEEQKKLREKELGLYKKGLEVVTRTTDFRKLKNNVARAQFYSELVLGALGDADQSPDEEAREKGIASAESWLARMKEEIDPGQLEVRFLVANILNMKGEIVEATKEAEAAERAAGSRGHLGLQVLLGEVYSRQQQWGAAESAIKKALTMNPDSPGLILRLAQLYLQQNKANDALTLLKPMDSGQRGQFLRTNPAAARLRADALRQLGQYEQALAESARSGTGSIADEVREAQLLILSEKTAEAEKKLKTLLASAPTDIGVLRTLCGLYRDTNRLDEATAVAKAALQKEPDNRQLKILEIDLLPGGSSDERKARTLKVINEEKDEFVKALSLHDFYNSDNNESEARKYLDEAERLRPDHSAVIERQFRLAVMAKDWSRAEKYAAKSGSLNIDGTEGLLSQGRLALAKGASLEEEGKADQAKEQFERAIDLIRSGLQKYSSNSLAWTVLADAYQAAGRGTEAKGVLLEALKMDPTNGFANRALAELSIREGNEAEAQKYLMAASRTLPNDVFVQRQLQILKEKENPREGIKSREKILQENPHDLQNLVLLARLYALPEVAKFDKAAEVYRMALTESKNDLAMAFEFANFLGRSDVKRPSEGDQILGDLMGKEQDKAKKAQIAIYLGRFYENQKVLATADRHFRLAVSLDPSATILQSAGEYYARTSRFRDSTEYYVRALKQLDSEGSAQAEQVRSKIIALCLAVGDLERARTAIDEFLTKYPNNDQGMIFEGAYHRIAGDVQQARQSFDAHIERNPDNAVALWQRGELFRLMGGWQKAISDLTKAKTISPNGFSFQHRISLADVLMETGKAELAVSELRTILDENPDEEAVAEALIDLYIRIGPSRYPDAETLIFTFAQKRPRDEKWQMILGRLYEKARNDAKAIAAYEKAAELSHYGRASVEALFRLCRSSNQPKVIKDYAAQKLSSRLLNTMPGALSTVAWAYLQSGEQDKAIEYYDMALAAAANEFDVYTSVVMEMVQSAGREECLKRQQKRVEADPQNIEQLKLLVQLLHINDKVDDAIAVTEQIEKLAARNEDILFARLAQGMLSQRAGKLDAALAKYEEALKLDPNNALALNNLAALLCEEMNRCAEGLPYAVRARKIRPNDPNVLDTLGWALVLNDRLGEALGVFLRSLEVNREHVITLYHLGLLHERRNEYDEAQRRLEQAKKAAESQGSSVYLPKIVKALEDIAAKGK